One genomic segment of Spartinivicinus poritis includes these proteins:
- a CDS encoding phage tail sheath family protein translates to MAAPMKTPGVYIVEKDAFPNSAVEVATAVPAFIGHTEKAEIKGKSLTNQPVRLSSLAEYLSLFGGAPKTTFSLSKNAGSSGASASASASSADSEEGSEAAPAAASAASATPPTITIKGQGYDVDPKTKDYLFFNAIRLFFENGGGPCYIVSVGDYNTDYELDRMRGGLNGLIREQEPTMIIIPEAIKLKEPDCITLQQAMLAHCGGKMKNRVAILDIYNGYLGRQPDYDPIAEFRNNIGVNYLDFSAAYYPWVHTTIVQDNAVSYENVDKESISVLQELLKTELIAPLDDELGKLKPGDAEDDARKVKLEELKTAYDGYITQLSADDLTDVQKSSLNKALLQLSPSFRQIVAEIKLQLNLLPPSAAMAGVITMVDNERGVWKAPANVSLSSVVQPAVDITHDEQEDLNVTPQGKSINAIRSFISEGTLVWGARTLDGNSLDWRYLQVRRTIIMLEESIKLAAKAYVFENNVANTWVTMKGMINNFLTSIWKRGGLAGTTPESAFLVSVGLGETMTPEDILEGILRITVKVALVRPAEFIEITFQQKMQES, encoded by the coding sequence ATGGCTGCTCCAATGAAAACGCCAGGCGTTTATATAGTCGAAAAAGATGCATTTCCAAATTCTGCTGTAGAAGTTGCTACAGCCGTACCTGCCTTTATTGGTCATACTGAAAAAGCCGAGATAAAAGGAAAGTCTCTTACTAATCAACCGGTCAGACTCAGCTCCTTAGCTGAATACTTGTCATTGTTTGGTGGGGCACCAAAAACCACTTTTTCACTCAGTAAAAATGCAGGGAGCAGTGGAGCCAGTGCTAGCGCTAGTGCAAGTTCAGCTGACAGTGAGGAAGGAAGTGAAGCAGCACCAGCGGCTGCTTCTGCTGCGTCGGCAACACCACCAACGATTACCATTAAAGGCCAGGGTTATGATGTAGATCCAAAGACCAAGGATTATCTATTTTTTAATGCAATCCGGTTATTTTTTGAAAATGGTGGTGGACCTTGTTACATCGTATCTGTCGGTGATTATAATACCGATTATGAATTGGACCGGATGAGGGGGGGGCTCAATGGGCTGATTAGAGAACAAGAACCCACCATGATTATCATTCCTGAAGCCATCAAACTAAAAGAGCCCGACTGTATTACTTTGCAACAGGCAATGTTGGCCCATTGCGGTGGAAAAATGAAAAATCGGGTAGCTATTTTAGATATATATAATGGCTATCTAGGGCGACAGCCAGACTATGATCCTATTGCAGAATTTAGAAATAATATCGGTGTGAATTATCTGGACTTTAGTGCTGCCTACTACCCCTGGGTGCATACAACAATTGTTCAAGATAATGCAGTTAGTTATGAAAATGTAGACAAAGAGTCAATATCCGTTTTGCAGGAATTGTTAAAAACTGAATTGATTGCGCCTTTAGATGACGAATTGGGCAAGTTAAAACCTGGAGATGCAGAAGACGATGCAAGAAAAGTTAAGCTGGAAGAACTAAAGACTGCATATGACGGATATATTACCCAACTGTCGGCTGATGACTTAACCGATGTACAAAAAAGCAGCCTGAATAAAGCACTACTACAGTTAAGTCCGAGTTTCCGTCAGATTGTAGCTGAAATTAAATTGCAGCTGAATCTGTTACCACCGAGTGCAGCAATGGCCGGGGTAATTACGATGGTGGATAATGAACGAGGGGTTTGGAAAGCACCCGCTAATGTCAGTTTAAGTTCAGTGGTTCAACCTGCGGTGGATATCACCCACGATGAGCAAGAAGATTTAAATGTAACGCCACAAGGTAAATCGATTAATGCTATTCGTAGTTTTATCAGTGAAGGCACACTGGTATGGGGTGCAAGAACCCTTGATGGTAATAGCCTGGACTGGCGTTATTTACAAGTACGCCGCACCATTATCATGTTAGAAGAATCGATTAAGCTCGCGGCTAAAGCCTATGTGTTTGAAAATAATGTAGCGAATACCTGGGTGACCATGAAAGGAATGATCAATAATTTCCTAACCAGTATCTGGAAGCGTGGCGGGCTGGCCGGTACTACACCAGAATCAGCATTTTTAGTCAGTGTTGGTCTGGGAGAAACCATGACACCGGAAGATATTTTAGAAGGTATTTTAAGAATTACAGTGAAAGTGGCTTTAGTGCGTCCAGCGGAATTTATTGAAATTACTTTCCAACAAAAAATGCAAGAATCCTGA
- a CDS encoding phage tail protein, translating into MADDGSAQTSNAQMWPLPKFYFEVKWDSDVMSFQEVSGLDVEAQPIEYRAGDSPVHSVVNMPGLKKYGNITMKKGVFIKDNKFWDWFNQIKLNTIKRIPLTISLLDESGSPTMVWTVKDAWPTKISGTDLKAEGNEVAVESIEIAHAGITIANS; encoded by the coding sequence ATGGCAGACGATGGCTCAGCCCAAACCAGTAACGCCCAAATGTGGCCACTTCCTAAATTTTACTTTGAAGTAAAGTGGGATAGTGATGTCATGAGTTTCCAAGAAGTGAGTGGTTTGGATGTGGAAGCGCAACCGATTGAGTATCGAGCAGGTGATAGCCCTGTGCACAGTGTTGTGAATATGCCAGGGTTGAAAAAATACGGCAATATCACTATGAAAAAGGGTGTATTTATTAAGGACAATAAATTCTGGGACTGGTTTAACCAGATCAAATTAAACACCATTAAACGTATTCCTTTAACGATTAGTTTATTGGATGAAAGTGGTAGCCCAACAATGGTGTGGACAGTTAAAGATGCCTGGCCAACTAAAATATCGGGCACGGATTTGAAAGCAGAAGGTAACGAAGTGGCTGTAGAAAGTATTGAAATTGCCCATGCAGGGATCACGATTGCAAACAGTTAA
- a CDS encoding phage tail protein, translating into MLDDLLFDAYIPPVFYFSVYVSGFLGETSFTEVSGLDYTIATEALSEGGSEATYQVPKSASPVTYSDLVLKRGIASSASQLGLWCINCTQNLTSNSIKSKDITVTLLNPDGLPVRVWYFTQAYPVKWSVDSFNSTENKLAIETITLKHGGFTRIL; encoded by the coding sequence ATGTTAGACGATTTGTTGTTTGATGCCTATATTCCTCCAGTTTTTTATTTTTCGGTCTATGTTTCTGGGTTTTTAGGTGAAACCTCCTTTACTGAAGTGAGTGGTTTAGATTATACCATCGCAACTGAAGCACTCAGTGAAGGAGGTTCTGAAGCAACTTATCAAGTCCCCAAGTCTGCATCACCCGTTACCTACAGTGACTTAGTATTAAAACGGGGCATTGCTTCAAGCGCATCTCAATTAGGACTGTGGTGTATTAATTGCACACAAAACTTAACCTCTAATAGCATTAAATCAAAAGATATTACTGTAACCCTGCTTAACCCTGATGGTTTGCCTGTTAGAGTCTGGTACTTTACCCAGGCATATCCAGTAAAATGGTCAGTCGACTCATTTAACTCAACTGAAAATAAACTAGCAATTGAAACCATTACCTTGAAGCATGGCGGGTTTACGCGAATACTGTAG
- a CDS encoding CIS tube protein, protein MPKNRLKITAQESGDSIVFQLNPTSVELVQSIAYNHDRPLGALASVSRYSRYMPQKMKFSAFMDSTGAIDSGSDESESITDRIESLNAIIYDYSGDNHQPNIVEIQWGNELFVGRLQDMSRKFTLYDSEGDPLRAELQFIFVGYVSAETQETMADNQSPDLTHIVRVRAGDNLPALCFRIYKNVQYYPMIAQVNKLTNVMQLKPGIQLVFPPIKKR, encoded by the coding sequence GTGCCTAAAAATCGATTAAAAATTACTGCTCAAGAGAGTGGGGATTCGATTGTTTTTCAGCTAAATCCTACTTCTGTTGAGTTGGTACAAAGCATTGCTTATAACCATGATCGACCGTTAGGCGCTTTGGCATCGGTAAGTCGATATAGTCGCTATATGCCACAAAAAATGAAGTTTAGTGCATTCATGGATAGTACTGGTGCCATTGATAGTGGTAGTGATGAAAGTGAGTCAATTACTGATAGAATTGAATCACTTAATGCAATTATTTATGATTATTCGGGTGATAATCACCAACCTAATATCGTTGAGATTCAGTGGGGAAACGAGCTATTTGTAGGACGCTTACAGGATATGAGTCGAAAGTTTACCCTTTATGATTCTGAAGGTGACCCACTTCGTGCTGAATTGCAATTTATTTTTGTTGGTTATGTCAGTGCCGAAACACAAGAAACAATGGCGGATAATCAGTCTCCTGACTTAACCCATATTGTCAGAGTGCGTGCTGGCGATAATTTACCTGCTTTATGTTTTCGTATCTATAAAAATGTGCAGTATTATCCAATGATTGCGCAAGTAAATAAATTAACCAATGTCATGCAATTGAAACCCGGTATTCAACTGGTTTTCCCCCCAATAAAGAAACGTTAA
- the vgrG gene encoding type VI secretion system tip protein VgrG: MADSPTLTGDGLVEVAVSSNGSSLPDTVRIYSVTVCKEINRIPSAIIVIEDGDMPTQRFTNADSSYFKPGTTIKIEASYDQTKQSIFEGIVVKLGIKIPNNNSSRLVVTCKDTAVKMTAERKNVIYQSVKDSDVFSTLMSNHSLETDIETTQTQYDELVQYYCSDWDFLMLRAESNAMVVIVDDGQVSVGKPDATASAVLTVEYGQDIYEFSADVDACSQLSSAKAVAWDVTNQTIVTGTGSLPSLNDQGDLDQSTLSEVFSVSDYKLRSATIIDQVALEDWASGKLLKSGLARIRGHMTIQGNANATPGAVIELKGVGSRFSGSVYMSAVTHRIAEGNWLSDVKFGLSDDWFSEKYQITTPPASGFSAGVEGLQIGVVKKIDEDPQGQYRVQLSLPILEADTDEIWARYSQFYASSGIGAFFMPEVGDEVIVGYFNNDPSNPVILGCLYSKKNTAPYEPDGSNTTKAIMTKQKLLLEFNDDTKEITITTPENNQIVFSDNNKSITVSDQNSNTVTLDSSGITLDSGKDISLKASGKVSIQADSNIEMTASSDVKANGANVSLEASTTMTAKGTSSAEFSATGNTTVKGSMVMIN; the protein is encoded by the coding sequence GTGGCTGATTCACCAACGTTAACAGGTGATGGTCTAGTTGAAGTAGCTGTATCAAGTAATGGCAGTTCTCTTCCTGATACAGTAAGAATTTATTCCGTTACCGTTTGTAAAGAAATCAATCGTATTCCTTCTGCCATTATTGTCATTGAAGATGGTGATATGCCAACGCAACGTTTTACAAATGCTGATTCCAGTTATTTTAAACCGGGCACCACCATAAAAATTGAAGCAAGTTATGACCAAACCAAGCAGTCAATTTTTGAAGGCATTGTAGTTAAATTAGGTATAAAAATACCCAATAATAATAGCAGCCGACTAGTCGTTACCTGCAAAGATACTGCAGTTAAAATGACGGCTGAGCGTAAAAATGTTATTTATCAGTCAGTAAAAGACAGTGATGTTTTTTCAACCTTGATGAGTAATCATAGCTTAGAAACGGATATTGAAACCACTCAAACTCAGTATGATGAGCTAGTGCAGTACTACTGTAGTGACTGGGATTTTTTAATGCTCAGGGCTGAAAGCAATGCCATGGTGGTTATCGTTGATGATGGTCAAGTGTCTGTTGGTAAGCCTGATGCAACGGCGAGTGCGGTATTAACCGTTGAATATGGCCAGGATATTTATGAGTTTAGTGCCGATGTGGATGCTTGTAGCCAGTTATCCAGTGCTAAGGCAGTCGCTTGGGATGTCACTAATCAAACAATCGTCACAGGCACAGGCTCGCTCCCTTCACTCAATGACCAGGGTGATTTAGATCAGTCGACGCTATCTGAAGTATTCAGTGTCAGTGATTATAAATTACGTAGTGCCACCATAATTGATCAAGTAGCTTTGGAAGACTGGGCAAGTGGCAAACTGCTTAAATCGGGGCTGGCACGCATTCGAGGGCATATGACTATTCAGGGCAATGCAAATGCAACCCCTGGAGCGGTTATTGAATTAAAAGGCGTTGGTAGTCGTTTTTCGGGGTCAGTTTATATGAGTGCTGTTACCCATCGCATTGCTGAAGGTAACTGGTTATCTGATGTTAAATTTGGGTTAAGTGATGATTGGTTTAGTGAAAAATATCAAATTACAACACCACCTGCGTCGGGTTTTTCAGCAGGTGTTGAAGGATTACAAATAGGGGTGGTAAAAAAAATTGATGAAGACCCACAAGGGCAGTATCGCGTACAGCTATCATTGCCCATCCTCGAAGCAGATACAGACGAAATCTGGGCGAGATACAGTCAATTTTATGCTTCGTCAGGAATAGGCGCTTTTTTTATGCCTGAAGTAGGAGATGAAGTGATTGTTGGCTATTTCAATAATGATCCGTCTAACCCCGTTATTTTAGGCTGTTTATATAGTAAAAAAAATACAGCCCCTTATGAGCCTGATGGTAGTAATACGACTAAAGCTATAATGACTAAGCAAAAGTTATTGTTAGAATTTAACGATGATACAAAAGAAATTACTATTACTACGCCGGAAAATAACCAAATCGTGTTTAGTGATAATAATAAATCAATCACAGTATCTGACCAAAACAGCAATACGGTAACGCTAGATTCGAGTGGAATAACATTGGATAGTGGTAAGGATATTAGTTTAAAAGCCTCAGGTAAAGTATCGATACAGGCGGATAGTAATATAGAAATGACCGCATCGTCTGATGTAAAAGCAAACGGTGCGAATGTAAGCCTGGAAGCCTCAACGACAATGACTGCTAAGGGTACTTCCAGTGCTGAATTTTCAGCGACTGGTAATACGACAGTAAAGGGATCAATGGTGATGATTAATTAA
- a CDS encoding PAAR domain-containing protein, whose translation MAFAARLGDMHLCPMQTTTTPSVPHVGGTITGPGITSVLIGGVVASVVGDSCLCAGDTTGGTDTISQGSTTVMIGGKSAVRMGDMTVHGGSITGGSIDVMIGG comes from the coding sequence ATGGCATTTGCGGCTCGATTAGGTGATATGCATTTATGTCCCATGCAAACCACAACGACACCATCTGTTCCTCATGTGGGTGGAACAATTACGGGGCCGGGTATTACTAGTGTGCTTATTGGGGGGGTAGTGGCAAGTGTCGTGGGTGATAGTTGTCTCTGTGCAGGAGATACGACAGGTGGTACTGACACTATCAGTCAAGGGTCTACTACGGTAATGATCGGCGGCAAATCAGCAGTTAGAATGGGTGATATGACTGTGCATGGTGGCAGCATTACTGGGGGGAGTATTGATGTCATGATTGGGGGTTAA
- a CDS encoding GPW/gp25 family protein — translation MPEIDSFLGKGWGFPIKFDHHEGRIITRMVSLEDDIRESLKILFSTRPGERIMHPEFGCGLHNLVFDELSLATRTKIVNLIENAILEFEHRIQLIHVGLQEADLFEGRVDILLEYNIRQTNHRSNMVYPFYFVEGNANK, via the coding sequence ATGCCTGAAATTGACAGTTTTTTAGGAAAAGGTTGGGGCTTTCCCATCAAGTTTGATCATCATGAAGGTAGGATTATCACTCGAATGGTCTCACTTGAAGACGATATTCGTGAAAGTCTGAAGATACTATTTAGTACTCGCCCAGGAGAACGGATAATGCATCCTGAGTTTGGCTGTGGGCTGCATAATTTAGTATTTGATGAGTTAAGCCTAGCGACACGGACGAAAATCGTCAATTTAATTGAGAATGCCATTTTAGAGTTTGAGCATCGTATTCAGTTAATTCATGTTGGCTTACAGGAAGCTGATTTATTTGAAGGACGCGTCGATATTTTACTGGAGTATAATATTCGGCAAACCAACCATCGCAGTAATATGGTGTATCCCTTTTACTTTGTTGAAGGAAATGCCAATAAATGA